Part of the Pirellulales bacterium genome, AGGAGTTTCCGAGACTTAGCGATCGGCATCGGTCGAGTCGAACAATAGCGACCGATGCACGGCAAAAGTTGCTGATCGCGCTAGGGTTGCCGATCGAGCGGCAACTACTGCCGATCCGACGCGCCGCTAAGGGGCCTTGCGAGATTGCTCCACGAGACGATCGGCGCCCTGCGCTCGTAGTTGTGCTGCGACTCGATGCCCTAGTTCCGTTGCTTGGTCAGGCTCGGAGCAAGCCTGGGCAAGCAGGCGTTCTCGACCGTCTGCGCTGAGCACCGCAGCCGAGAGTTGCAGCGCTGCGCCCTCCAAACGCGCCCAGGCGCCAATGGGGGCCAGGCATCCTCCGCGAAGCTCTGCTAGCAGCGCACGCTCGGCCAGCACGGCCATCTGTGAAGGCGAGTGGTTCAAGTGCTTTGCCGCCGCGATCGTTTGTGGATCGTCGACTCTCGTTTCGATGCCAAGCGCCCCCTGCCCCACTGCTGGCAGCATCAAAGTAGGGGGTAGCACTTCGGTGATTTCGCCATCCAGACCGAGACGTCGTAAACCTGCCTCAGCTAGCACAATGGCGGCAAACTCCCCGTCGCGAAGCTTACGCAGACGGGTGTCGACATTGCCACGGATATCGGCCATCCGCAGGTCGGGACGGGCGTGCAGCAACTGGGCGCGGCGGCGGATGCTGCCAGTGCCGATGGTCGCGCCAGCGGGAAGTTTCGCCAAGCTGGCTCCAGCGACTGAAATCAGGGCGTCGGCAACGGATTCGCGAACTGGGATCGCCGAGAGCTGCAACCCTTCGACAACATCTGTCGGCAGATCCTTAAGACTATGCACCGCCAAATCGATGCGGTGATCGAGCAACGCCAGTTGGATTTCGCGAGTAAAAACTCCCTGGCCTGACAGACCGCTGATCGATTCGGTCCGCGCATCGCCTTGCGTGCGAATCTCGAAGACTTCGACCTCGGCGCCGGCCAGTGTGCGCAACTGACTGGCCACCCAATCGGCTTGCCAGCGCGCCAGCAGACTTCCGCGAGTGCCGATCCGAAGCTTCACGATTGTCTCAGTATGATGGGTTGTGCGCTGAAGGCTAATTGAACATTTCGCCGCATCGCCGTCTAGCAGCGGGCGCGCCGATGCGACGCGACTACTAGGTCAAACACTAGTCGCCTGCGAAGCGGGGGTTTGCGTGCGACAAATTGCAGCGACGGCGACAAACTCCGCGCGCGCTTTGCGAAACTGCTGAGCGATCGCGCTAGTGGTGGCGCCCGAGGTGACGACATCGTCGATCAGGAGCACTCTGGCGCCGCGAAAGTCGCTTGGATGTAGCAGGCGGAATGCGCCGCGCATCGCCAGGCGGCGACGCGGAGCGCTGAGCGGCCCCAGCGCAGGGGTGCGGCGCTGCCGCCTCAACAGATTAGTGGCGGGCACGGAAAGTTGGTTGGCGAGAATGGTTGCCATCGCCTCGGGGTTATTTACGCCGCGCCAGGCGCGCCGGAGCCAGTGCATTGGAACAGGAACCACCACGTCGGCGCGCCAAGCCGCCAGCTCGGGGCCATGCTGTCGCCACAGGAGCCGAGCAAGAGAACGAGCCAAAACAAAATCGCGCGCGCACTTTGCTCTGAGCACTGCCTCGCGCAGTTCCGCGTGATAATCGCCCAGCGTGATCACCGCGTCGACGCGCATGCGGCGTTCGGCGCACGCGAGACAAGTTTGGCCAACCACTCCGAGCACGCTGCCACAGCGGGGACAAACAATGCGCGGCGGCGGCAGCATGGCAGCGATGCACGTCTCGCAGAGCCCCAGCCGATCGGTCGCATGCTGCAAATCCACCCCGCAAAACGAGCAGAGCGGCGGAAACAGCAAATCGCCCGTACGGTTGCCCAAGCCGCGGAGCCATCGCGGCAGCATCCGCATCGGAGTGGCTTTCGGAGCTACCTGAGCGGGTTTCATGGCGCGATGCTCGTCTTGACCGAACTTTTTCACTTCCCTAGTATCCGCTGCATTTCCGTTGGCGCCAGCGTTCTTGGCTAGCTCAGATGCGCATTATCGATCGTTATTTGCTCCGTCAATTCGTGCAGGTGTTCATCATTTGCTTTACGAGTCTGACCGGGCTGTACATCGTTTTTGACGCCTTCAGCAATTTGGACGAATTCGCCAAAGCGGCTGAGAAGGAGGGCAATCTCTTGTCGCTACTGGGGACATTCTACGCTTACCGCAGCGTGTTTTTCTTCGACCGCACTTGCGGCATTTTGGCGTTGATTTCGGCCATGTTCACGGTGACGTGGATCCAGCGAAATAATGAGCTGACCGCGCTATCGGCCGCCGGCATCGCCACGAGCCGCGTCATCCGGCCGGTCATTGTCGCCGCGCTTGCGATCAGCGTTGTGGCGGCTATTAGTCGCGAAGTGGTGATTCCGCAGTTGAGCACGCAACTGAGCCGCGATCCCAAGAATCTGAGTGGCGACAAAGCGACGGAACTGCAACCGCGTTACGATTTGGAAACCGATGTGCTATTTCGCGGCCAAGAAACTGTCTTCAAGGATCGCAAGATCATTCAGCCGAGCTTTCTCTTGCCGGCCGGCCTGGACACCTATGGCAAGCAACTCTCGGCGAAAGACGCCTACTATCAGCCCGCCAACCAGGAGCATCCGGGCGGATATTTGCTGAAAGGCGTCGAGCAGCCGTCCCACATCGGCGAGCTTGATTCGCTCAAACGTGGCAGCCGATTGGTGCTGATCACTCCCAAGGACGCGCGCTGGCTTGAAGTAGGCGAGTGCTTTGTGGTGAGCAACATGGACTTTCGGCAGCTCACCAGCGGGCAAAAGAGTCGCCAGTTCGCGTCAACGTGGCAATTGATTCGTGGCTTACGCAACCCGAGCCTGGATTATGGCGCCGACGTGCGCGTGGCGATACATGCCCGACTTGTTCAGCCATTTCTGGACGCGACACTTTTGCTGTTAGGGCTGCCATTGATCGTAGGGCGTGAAAACCGCAATATCTTCGTGGCGATCGGTCTGTGCATCGCGATTGTCACCGTTTTTATGCTGATCGTGCTGGCCTGCCAGTATTTGGGGGCCATCTATTTCATCAGCCCGGCACTGGCCGCCTGGGCGCCGCTGGTGATCTTTGTCCCTTGGGCGGCTGTGACCGCCGACCCACTACTGCGTTGACGACGCCTTTCTGGCGCGTTCGTCCGCGTGTCCACGGTCGACCCAGTACCGCAGATCGCAGTGTGATCAGCTCATTGCGTGAGATTGCTTGCTACATGCGCGTCGGCGATTAACAATCTGTCAACTAACACAACTTCTCGCGGACGGACACAATCACGATGCCTCACGTCGAATCACCTTGGGTTGATGGCCTCACCATCGGACAAGCGCTGCGAAAAACTAGCCAGCGCTTTCCGGATCGTGAAGCGCTCGTGTTTGCGGCAAGCGGCTATCGCCGCACTTATCGCGAGTTGGAGGCCGAGGTGAGTCGCTGCGCGAAGGGACTCGTCGCGCTGGGCATCGAACGAGGGCAGCATGTGGCCATTTGGGCGACCAATGTGCCGCAATGGCCGCTACTGCAACTTGCCACAGCGCGAATCGGGGCAGTGCTGGTGACGATCAACCCCGCATATCGCGCCTTTGAGCTGGAATACGTGCTCCGGCAAAGCGACGCCGTGGCGCTGTTTCTGGTCGATCGCTTCAAAACGTCGGATTACTTCGCCATGCTGGGCGAAGTCTGCCCGGAGTTGTCCGCCGCCACGCCGAACCGGTTGCATACCGACAAATTTCCGCGCCTTCGCGCCGTCGTCTCGTTGAGCGGCGCTACGCCGGCTGGCGCTTTGTCGTGGGATGCGATGATCGAAGAAGGCGTCGCTATTTCTGATCAAACCCTGGCCGAACGCGAAATGGGACTATCTCCGGGCGACGCGATCAACATCCAATACACCTCGGGAACGACGGGATTCCCGAAGGCAGCAACGCTGTCGCATCGGAATTTGCTGTACAACGCCTATTACGTAGGCCAGTGCCAGCGCATTACCGAAGCGGACCGGATTTGCGTTCCCGTGCCGTTTTATCACTGCTTTGGCTGTGTGATGGGGGTGCTCTGCTCGGTGGTGCATGGCGCGGCGATGGTTGTGCCCGCGGAGTCGTTTCAGCCGACCGCCACGCTGGACACCATTGAGCGGGAGCGCGCGACGTCGATCTATGGTGTGCCGACGATGTTTATCGCCCAGTTGCAGGACAGTTCGTTGGAAGGGCGCGATCTAAGCAGCTTGCGAACCGGCATCATGGCGGGCAGCCCTTGCCCAATTGAAGTGATGCGGCAGGTAGTGGACCGCATGGGAGCGCGGGAGGTGACGATTGCGTATGGTCTGACTGAAGCATCGCCAGTGATCACGCAGACAACTGCCGACGATCCCTTGGAACTGCGCGTGGAGACTGTCGGCAGGCCGTTGCCCGGCTTGGAAGTCAAGATCGTCGATCCGGGGACCGGGGCTGAATTGGGGGACATGGAACAAGGAGAACTTTGCACGCGAGGTCACGGCGTCATGTTGGGATATTACAACGACCCTGTGGCGACCGCGAAGATGATCGACACGGATGGCTGGCTGCACTCTGGCGACATCGCGCTGCGTCAAGAGGGGGGCTATTATCGCATCACCGGGCGGATCAAAGACCTGGTGATTCGCGGCGGCGAGAATGTCTATCCACGCGAGATTGAAGAGTTCTTGTTCACGCATGTCGCGGTGGAACAGGCGTCTGTCGTGGGCGTTCCCGACCCAAAGTACGGCGAGGAACTTTGCGCTTGGGTTAAGCTACAGCGCGGCTCAACCGTGACCGAGGCCGAATTGTTGGCGTTCTGCCGATCGCGATTGGCGCACTACAAGGTGCCGCGGTATGTGCGCTTTGTGGACGAGTTCCCGCAGACGGTCACCGGCAAGATACAGAAGTTCAAAATTCGCGAATTGATGATCGCCGAGTTGAACCTGGTGCAGCCCAAAACGGCGTAATGGCGACAATCGACTCCACCAGGGACTACCACCGCTAACGGCGCGAACACCGATCGAGGCATAAGATGAAACACGGCAAGAGCAAGCAGCGTTGGGTAGTTTGGGGCCTGTTGGGACTTTGGTTTGGTGTGCTTCGCTCCGCTACGGCCGACGACTGGCCGCAGTGGCGAGGGCCCGGCCGCGACGGCGTGTGGAGTGAGAAGGGCATTGTCGACAAGTTTGAGTCACCACAACTTGCCATCAAGTGGCGCGCAAAGATCGCAGGCGGCTATAGCGGCCCGACGGTGGCGCACGGACTGGTGTACGTCACCGACCGTATGACGGAGCCGAAGCAAATCGAGCGTGTGCATTGCTTCGACGCGGAGACCGGCTCTGAGGTTTGGTCGCACAATTACGACTGCACCTATGTGGGAGTGGGCTACGACGCGGGACCGCGAGCTTCTGTCTCGATTGACGAAGACAAGGCGTACTCACTGGGCGCCATGGGGCACTTGCACTGCTTCGACGCCAAGTCGGGGAGTGTGATTTGGCAGCGTGACTTGAACGCGGATTTCAAAATTGAGATGCCGATCTGGGGAATCGCCGCCTCGCCCCTGATCTATGGCGATTTGATCATCACGCAAATTGGCGGCGAAGGCGCGTGCGTCGTGGCGCTCGACAAGGCAACAGGCGTTGGACGATGGAAGGCGCTAGCCGACCGAGCGTCGTATTCGGCGCCGATTTTAATTCAACAGGCCAGAAAGGATGTGCTGGTAGTTTGGACGGGCGATCACGTGGCGGGCCTCGATCCAAAGACCGGCGACTTATATTGGCAACACGAATTCAAGCCGACACGGATGGTGATCGGCATCACCACGCCGGTTTTCAACGACAATCGGCTATTCGTATCTTCGTTTTACGACGGCTCACTAATGTTGCGGGTTGATCCCGATCGTCTCGCCGTTGAGCCAATCTGGCGAAAGCTGGGTAAGGACGAGCAGCATACCGTAAGCCTGCATTCGATCATCAGCACCCCGGTTCTTGATGGCGATCATGTGTACGGCGTTGATAGCTACGGTGAATTGCGGTGCCTGGACGCGAAGACGGGCGAGCGCATTTGGGAGAGCCTGGAGGCGGTGCCGAAGAATCGCTGGGCCACCATCCACACCGTCAAGCATGGCGATCGGTACTTCATGGTCAACGAACAAGGGGAGATCGTCATCGCACGACTCGCCCCTGATGGATTCCACGAGATCAGCCGCGCCAAGTTGATTGAACCGACGGTGTTGCAGCTAAATCGGCGCGGCAAGGGGGTATGCTGGGCGCACCCTGCGTACGCGAATCGCCATGTCTTCGCCCGCAGCGACGAAGAGATTGTGTGTGCCGATTTGAGCGCCAAATAGCTCTATTCAGCGGTCCAGCGGACGTAGTGGCCGGTCGGCAGACGCCGCCCATCGTTGGCTGTCAGCCAAGACTCGTCTGCTTCCATTGCAGGGGACCGGAAATACCTGGCAACTAGCATCGCCAGACGATCAGCATTCCAGCCAGGCGTGTGGCAAGAAAGCAGCATGAATCCGGGTGATTCCCACAGCGACGCGCACAACTGAAGGAGCGGCTCAAGGTCGCGCTCCAATTTCCAAGCGCTTCCACCGGCGCCATGTCCGTAACTGGGAGGATCGAGCACCAGGCCGCGATACCGCCGTCCCCGCTTCTGTTCGCGTCGCACAAAACCGAGCGCGTCGTCGACGATCCAGCGAATCGGACAATCCGCCAAACCGCTCAGTCGAGCGTTATCGCGAGCCCAGCCGACGGCGGAGCGCGCGGCATCGACATGCGTGACGGTTACCCCGGCGCTCGCCGCTGCAATCGTGCTGGCGCCGGTGTAGGCGAAAAGATTCAAGACGGCGCAGCCGGACGACACGCGGCGCGATTGCTGACTGATCCAATCCCAGTTGTCGCGCTGCTCGGGAAAAACTCCAATCTGTCCCGAGGCGGTAGGCTTAAGTTCGAGCCGCATCGTCTGGTACTGCCAGATCCACGGATCAGGGGACGGAGTATGGATGTTCCATTTGCCTTGACTAGCGCTTTCGCGAGAGTAGACCAAGTTCGCATAGGTCCAGAGATGTTCATCGCGCCGCGGGACCGATGCAGCAGGCGCGGGGCGATCGACGATTACCTGGCCGAATCGCTCCAGCTTGCGACTGTCGCCAAAATCGAGCAATTCGTAATCACCTTGCGCCAGTGCTTGCGTCATAGCGAAACAGAATAGCTGCCTGGGCAATCCGTTGCGACCGGGGCGCATTCTGTCAGAATGTTCCCAACAAATTCGCACAAGGAAGGAGCGTCCATTGCCACGGCCAGTCACGTTGTTCACGGGCCAGTGGGCCGACATGAAGCTCGAAGACCTAGCTCGCCGCGCGCGCGAGTTTGGCTACGACGGGCTGGAGTTGGCGTGCTGGGGAGATCATTTTGAAGTCGATCGCGCGCTCAATGAGCCTGGATACTGCGCCAATCGGCGCGATCTGCTGGAACGCCATGAGTTGCAGATCCATGCGATTAGCGCGCACTTGGTGGGCCAGGCAGTGCTTGATACGGTCGATGCTCGCCACCAGAGCATTTTGCCGCCGGCGGTTTGGGGGGACGGAAAGCCCGAAGGGGTAAACCGCCGCGCGGCTGAGGAACTGAAGAACACGGCTCGAGCCGCGCAGCGCATGGGTGTGAGCGTGGTGAATGGCTTTACCGGATCAAGCATCTGGCCGTACTTGTACTCGTTTCCACCCGTGCCAGATTCGACGATTGACGCGGGTTACGAGCTATTCGCCGAACGCTTTCAGCCGATTCTTGATGTCTTTGGCGAGTGTGGAGTCCGCTTCGCCCTGGAGGTCCATCCCACGGAGATCGCATTCGACATCCCCACGGCGCAGCGCGCGCTCGAAGCGGTGGGACGCCGAGAAGAGTTTGGCTTCAATTTCGACCCCAGCCATTTGCACTGGCAAGGCATCGACCCCGTGGAGTTTGTGCGGGCGTTCGCGGACCGAATTTATCACGTTCACATCAAGGACGCGGCGGTGACGTTGAACGGCCGATCGGGAATCTTGGGGAGTCACTTGAACTTTGGCGACCCTCGGCGCGGCTGGGATTTTCGCTCACCCGGTCGAGGGGGTGTGAACTTCGAGGAGATTATTCGCGCGCTGAACCAAATTGGCTATCAGGGGCCATTGTCGGTGGAATGGGAGGATTCTGGAATGGATCGCGAGCACGGGGCGCGGGAAGCCGCTGAGTTCGTGCGGCGGCTCGATTTTGCGCCGAGCGCGGTCACTTTCGACGCGTCGTTCCAGAAGCAACAATGAAACTGGCATCGATCGCGAGTTCGGGGGCACTCTTCCTAAACACTGAATTGAGCTAGTTCATGCAGCGCATCGTTTTACTTGCAATGGCGGCATTGGCTTGGCAGGCAGCGGCAATTCGCGCCGCCGAGCCGATTGACCTCACAGTATTGACCTTCAATATCCTGGTCGAAATTGGCGACCATCCACCGGCGCCACGATGGAAGGAGCGGCGTGAGGCGAGCGCGAAGCTGATACTTGACACCAAGGCGGACTTGATTGGACTGCAAGAGCCAACGCCGGCTCAGGCAGCCTACCTGGTGAAGGCGCTGCCGGGATACGAGGCGCTGTTCCACAAGGGCTATCCCGACGCCATGTTGCTCTATCAGCGCGACACATTCGAAGAGCTGGGGAGGGGCGAATGGTGGCTGTCGCCAACGCCAGATCGGGTGTCAATTGGGTTTGGAAACGCGCTGCCGCGATTGGTGGTGTGGGCCAAACTACGGCATAAGGCGAGCGGCCGCGAACTTTATTTCTTCAACACGCACTTCGACAACAGCATGCCGAGCCAGGTGCGGATGGCGGAATTGTGCCAGCAAAAGTTTGCGCCCTTTGTCGCCGAGGGACTGCCGATGCTGTTTGTCGGCGATTTCAACACCGAGCAAGAACGCGGCGATTATCCCAAGCTGACCAGCGGCGGCTGGAAGGATTCTTACACCGTATGTGAAAAAGCGTCGCCCGGCGGGCGAGACGACAATGTGCGCACCATGCTGGAAGGGGCCGGTCGCATCGATCATATCTTCTATCATGGCGACGGCTGGAAGCCGCTGAAGTGGCGGCGATTGGAATATCCCGATCCGAATAAGCCGCTTTCGGATCACTATCCGGTGCTGGCTGAGTTTAGACTGGAATAGAGCCGCAGCTTCTGGATCGGGAATTGACGTTGTATCTCGCGGCAAGAGGCCCGCTTTGATGTGGTGGATTGGTACGCAGCGCGCCTGGAACTTCAAGCTGATTGTGTGCGCGGTCATTGCGTGCGCCGGTCTTTGGGCCTCTGGATCGCAAGCGGCTGCCGGGGCACTTGAGGTCATTCAGCAAGATCGGGCCCGGCTGGAGTCGGAATTCGCCGCGCAGCTAGAGCGGCTGGCTGCAACGTGCGAAGCGCAGGGATTGACCGACGAAGCCCGCAAGACTCGGCAGCTCACCCGCCCGCGCGATCCGTGGACCTTGTATGTCGTCACGTTGTCTGGCGACGTCGACGAAGACTTGACATCAGATTCCTCTGCGCCGGCGGCGCGCCAATGGGAAGCCGAATTGCGCAAGCTCGGAGAAGCGCATGCCGCCGGGTTGTTGGAGCTGGCGCGGCAGGCGATGCGGGCCAAGCACGCCTCGCTGGGGTACGAGTTGGTGCTGGCCATGTTGCGCGTCGATCCCGACAACGAGCAGGGGCGCAAGCTACTGGGTTTCATTCGGTACAAGGGCCGTTGGCACACACCGTTTGAAGTGGAGAAGTTGCGCAAGGGGCAGGTGTGGCATGATCAGTTTGGCTGGCTGCCGGCCGGCTATGTGTCGCGCTATGAGGCAGGAGAGCGCTACTGTAATGGGCGCTGGATCAGCCGCGAAGAGGAGACGCGACTACGCAGCGACATGAGCCGGGCGTGGCATGTCGAGACCGAGCATTACTCGATTCGAACCAACCACAGTTTGGAAGCTGGCGTAAAGCTGGGACAGCGACTGGAGCGGCTATACCGCGCATGGCAGCAAACGTTCGCCGCATACTATGCCTCGCCGGAACAACTGCTCCGACTCTTTGAAGGCCGAGGCGCAGGGCGGGGCGATCAAGGCCCACGCCATCTGGTGACGCATTTCCGCAATCGAGAGGAGTACAATCGCGCGCTGGAGGGACATATTCCACGCGATGTGGCCACAACGGGGATTTATCTGGGCGATATGCGCACCGCTTACTTTTTTGCCACGGACGACGAGGACCACAGCACCCTGTATCACGAGGCCAGCCACCAATTGTTCAGCGAGACGCGCGACGTGGTGGCAAACATTGGACTGCGAGCGAACTTTTGGATCTTGGAGGGGATCGCTTGCTACATGGAATCGCTGTCACAGCACGGGGGATTCGACACACTCGGCGGCACACGCGCGCCGCGACTAGCCGCAGCGCGACACCGCGCGCTGGCGGATCAATTCTATGTGCCGCTGGAACAACTCACGCTTTTGGGAATGTCGCAACTGCAACGCGATCCGCGAATCGCCAAGTTGTACAGTCAATCGGCGGGGTTAACGCACTTTCTGATGCACTTTCACGACGGCCTCTATCGCGACGCGCTGTTGGGCTACATCTCGGCGGTCTACTCTGGCGTCGATCGGCCTGGCACGCTGGCGGAGTTGACAGGCAAGAGCTACTCCGAGTTGGACCGAGAATATCGCGAGTTTTTGGAACAATTGCCCATTGAAGCGGCCGCGAAATAGGCGAGCCAGCGACGGCCGACTACGATGGGCAGGGGCGCTGCTGACCTCCAATCCACTGCGACACGACCTGGGCCATGCCAGCTTCGACCGCCAAGGCGCGCGATATCGGTGACAAGCCTGCCGGGTTGGCGGCGCATCCATCGACGGGACTAGAGCCGAGCAATCGCCTCCCCGGCCGTTTGACACGCCATCTGCGCGCGGCGGACATTGCATCGCTGATCGCTTGCTGCGTCTGCTTTTGTCTGTGGACAGTGGCGACCACCCGCACGATCAGCTTGCCGCAGATCGGCATTTTGGCGTCACTGACGATCTGCGCACTGGTTTGGGGACGAGTGATTTTCGCGCTGGCGGGTCTGAATCAGTTTGTGCCGCGGCTGTTCTCGCACGCGCTCTTAGTGGGGATGCTCTGGCTGGGACTGACGCTGGCGGCGCTGCGCATGCTAACGCCGATGAACCTAGCCAACCTGTATACAGCACAGGCGATTGTCGGACTAACGCTGTACGCGACGCTAGCGCGCCGCATTGGCGACTGGAACCCTGGCCGACGCGCGGAGTGGCCCAGCTTTATCGTGACGCTCACCAGTTTGTTGGCTTCAACGTTCTGGCTGCGGCACCTTTGCCCCGTCGCGGAGACAGCGGAAGATTGGACGGTGTACCGGCCATTTGTCGAGTACTTCTTCCACGCGACGCATGTGACGCCGCTGCTACTGCCCGGCAGCGCGGTTGGCAACGGCTCGATTCAATTCGCGGGGGTGCCGCTGGCTTTTTATCACTACGCCAGTCTCGCCTATCCGGCGCTACTGGCCGACTTGGGCGGCAGCGGGGCCTATGAGGCGCTGACATCATTGTGGTACCCGCTGGGAACTTTCCTCGCCGGACTAGCTGCGTACTTTCTGGGGAGCCAGTGGTTTGGACCGCGGGCTGGCTTCTGGTGCGCGATTGCCTTGCGGCTACTGCCCGATCCCTCGATTTGGGGATTTGGCATCGACCTCTATTCCTTCAACATTTTTCTCGAAGCGATGCCGGCGCTTGCTTACGCGGTGTCGGCGGCGGCAGTCGCGCTGGGGATTTTGGCAATCGCGATTCGCCGTCGGCGGATACTGCTGGTTTGGTTTTCGTTGGCGATCGCCGCGTCGACGATCTTTTTCAAGGCGAATGTGTTTGTGGCGGTTGTGCCGCTGGGCTGCCTATTGTTCCTCTTGGCATGGCGTCGCTTTGGAACACAGCGGATGTGGCCGTCGGCCGTGGCGCTCGGGGCGCTGGGCCTGGCCGGAATTGTAGGGCTAACTCAATTGCGTTCGGCGCCATCGGTTGGCATCGACCCCGAACTGGGCAGCGCATTCGCGGATCATATCTTGGCAGCGCAGACACCGGCCGATTCGGCGGCGCAGCGACTGCGGCCTTACGTCATGCAAAGCGGCGCCAGCGGCGCGCTGGCGCGTCTCGGATTTGTGATACTCGTCACGTTTCAAGGGGGCTTATTGTTGCTTGCGGCAGCGATGATTGCATTGGCGATCGATCGCCGGCGCGCCTGGCTGCTGTTGGCGCTGCTCATCGCGCTGGGGCTTTATCTGGCATCAGCGATACTGTTGCCGCCCAACGCCAACGGCGATCCGTTTGAACTTCAGCACCGCGCGTTTGCGTGGGTGTACTTGTTGGCGGTGGTTTGGACGACAGGCGTGCTGGTGACCTTTTGGAATCGATGGACACCGCCGAAATGGCGCACCGGATACCTGGCCGCACTGCCACTATTGGCCGTGCCGCTGGTGTTGGGAACGCAAACATTCATTGACCGGTCCTCCCCGGTGAAAACCGGACTTGCGGACTGCGCGCGGTATATCCATCGCGAGAGCAATCCGCTGGACGTCGTTTGGGATTCGCGGAACGATCCGACGCTCTTGACCGCGGCGCTGACCGAGCGACGGGCGATGGTGAGCATTTCGCCCACCGACACGTATCCTGGCAGCGGCGCGCTGAGCGCGATTCATCGCGAGCGGGGCGCGCTGACAGAAGCTTTCAAGCAGGCAAGCGCCAGTGAGAACGTGCGGCGCATCGCCAAAGAAAGCGGCGCTCGCTGGTTCTTACTGCATGCCGGCGACGATGTGCAATGGCCGAGCGAGTTGCTGTCGCGGCCAATGTTTGAATCACGCGGC contains:
- a CDS encoding endonuclease/exonuclease/phosphatase family protein; this translates as MQRIVLLAMAALAWQAAAIRAAEPIDLTVLTFNILVEIGDHPPAPRWKERREASAKLILDTKADLIGLQEPTPAQAAYLVKALPGYEALFHKGYPDAMLLYQRDTFEELGRGEWWLSPTPDRVSIGFGNALPRLVVWAKLRHKASGRELYFFNTHFDNSMPSQVRMAELCQQKFAPFVAEGLPMLFVGDFNTEQERGDYPKLTSGGWKDSYTVCEKASPGGRDDNVRTMLEGAGRIDHIFYHGDGWKPLKWRRLEYPDPNKPLSDHYPVLAEFRLE